ACGAACGCCAACTGCCGCCCCCCGAAGAACTGCAACGCCTGAGCCACAGCCTGCTCAACACCGGTTACCGCATCGGTTTGCAGCATTTCGGCGGCAGCTTCAGCCAGATCGGCAACCTGACGCAGCTGGGGTTGGCGTACTTGAAAATCGATGGGGCGTACATTCGGGGTATCGATGAGCAGAGTGACAAGCGGTTGTTTATCGATGCGATATACCGGGCGACCAACAGCATTGATCTGCCGTTGATTGCGGAAATGGTCGAGACCAAAGGGGAACTGGAGGTGATCCGGGAGTTGGGGCTATTTGGGGTGATGGGGCGGTTGATCGGGCCACCGGAGCCGATGTGAGGGGTATGACCACTCGTCTAAAACCTGTGCGCACCTGTCAGATCTGACAGTAGGCAAACACTCACGCCGATTATCTAATCCTTCCGTATCGGTGCCGCCCAATCGGGCAGCCGGGCGCCTCTATGGAAGGTATGCATTCATGAACAGCCCCCTGACAAACGCTGACCTCGCCTCCAATGGACAAGTCGTTGTATTCCCGCCCGATCGCGGCATCGGCGTGCTGGCCGTAGACCCGCCCTACCCGCCGGGCTACAAACCGCAGAGCGACGGTGCGTTGGGGATCAACATCAACATGGTGCACGGCGACCGAGACGGTTTGCTGGTTTACATCCTGGCCTATCTGAACATGGCCATCGGCGACTACATCACGGTTTACATCGAAACAAAAAACGCTCCCGTCGCTGAATTTTCCGTCACCGAAGCCCACTTCGATGCCGAAGGCAACGCGAAAAACATTCCTTTCTATATTTCCGCCACAGACATGGAAGCCAGGTTTGCACCGCTGCTATCGGAGAACAAGCAATTCTGGTTCGAAGTTGAGCGTGTGAGCGGAAACGACACCGAACAATCGCCACCTGTGCCGCTGTTTTATAAATACCCGGCGCCGGGTGAACCGGACACAGACGGCGGAAAACCCTTCAACCAGGGCCTCAAGCTGCCCGTCGCTTCGGAATCCGTCATTGATAAAACCGTGGTCGATGAAGGCATGTTCGTGACCGTGCTGGCGTATTACAACCAGCAAATCGGTGATGTGGTCGTACTTGCCTTTGGATCGCTGCTCCTTGAGGCCACCGTCACTGCGTTGGGTGATGTGGTCTTTGAATTGACACCTGAAATGCTCGCCAAACTGCCGCTCACCTCTACGGTGATCGTACGCTGGGAGGTGTTCGATGTCGTGGAGAATTCGAGCGGCTGGTCGGACTCGCTAACTCTTACGTTCAAACCCGGCATTGTGTTGCTGACGGCACCGATTTTCGAACAGGCCGATCCCGACAATGTGGTAGATCACGATCTGCTCATGGGCGATCCCATGGTGATACTGGTCACCGGTGTATTTGCGCAACATGATGAGATCGCACTGACCCTGGAAGCGCTCACCAGTGGTGGCGATCCCGCCAGCCACACGTTCCGTGTGACGCTGACTGCCGCGACCAGATCCGTGAAAATCCCTGTTCTAAACGAGTGGGTACGCAATCTCATCAGGGGATCGGCACGGGCGTCCTACACATTGACCAAAGGGGGCAACACCCAGCTTTCGAAACCCGCCGACGCCACTTTCAGGGGCAAGTCCTTGCCTCTGGGTCTGGCTATAGTTGAGCCGCTGGTAGACGACAAACTACCGGTCGACACTGGCAGGGCCAGGGTAAAAGTTGCTGACTATTGGCCGTTGAAAAAGGGCGCCAACGTTACCCTTCACTGGCAAACTACCGATAAAGACGGGATCAAGGCCCTGTTCATTTTCAAACTCATTATCGAGGATCCGACACAGCCAATCATATTTGAGGTGTCAGACAAGTACATCGCCCCTTATGCCGATACGCCTTTGACGGTGCAATGCACAATAAAAAATCCGGGGGAGATGGAGGTCTTTTCGGAACTACTTCAGTTAATGTTTGGAGAGGAAGCGATTGAAGAATTGCGGCCGCCATTCCCCGTACCACCGGCTACCATGGTCATCGATTTACTGGAAGTACCGAATGGAATTACCGTTCGAATTGAATATCCGACCGCCAGGACAAATGATAAAGCGCAATTTATAGACGCGACTCCCCTGCCGGGTGACAAACCCTTTTCTGAGCAGCGAATCAATGAAAACAAACGGGCCAACTTAAAACTCAGCTCCGCATTTCTTTTGGCCCGCATGAATAGCGAAATAAAGTTGTATTGGACGTTGATTCGCGACGGAAAATCAGTTGGGAAATCGTTACCCCTGGCACTGAAAATTGAGCCGATTGTCGACGGTGATATTCGATTGGGAGTTCCCATCATCGATCAGGCTGATAGTGCGCAGACCTTGGATATCAATGAATTCGACGGTGATGCCACCATCACTAAAACTTCATGGCCGCTTCGGGGTGGAAATTATCATATCGACATAACGGTCATCGGAACCGGAAACAATGGAATCCCCCTTGTTATTCCCGTAGTGACAGAAGGTTCCTTGACACCTGAGGAAGAGACAAATGGATTCACCAGAACACTGTCACGTGCGCAACTGTTACTGCTGCAGGATGGTTCAACCCTCCATGTAGAAGTCAAAGCCAACGTCAAGGGACAAAAGCCCATAACGATCACATTCCCAACATCCATAAAATATATCATCAAGAACAAACAGCCGATATTGTCGGAAAACTTCGATCACCGCCCTACACAACTAATAGCACCCGGCGGAAGTATCTCACTAGATAGCATGACCATTACGTTTCCGGCAGGGAACGGTTATTTGGGAATAACTTCACTAGCCAATGTTATCACCGGCCCTTACCCTCAGTTACCGGGCTATTGCTATGGGCAAATTCTGGAGATGCATTGGCAGGCAAGTGGAACAGCACAACATATGCGCATCAGATTTAACTGGGGCTATTCTTATGTCAGTTTTTGGTGCAGATTCGCCCAATTTAATGACCTCTCGGTTTTATTTTTAGATAAAGCGGGAAACTCGTTAAATCATATTTATCTCGCCAATAATTTCGGCGTGCAGCCTGTCACTTACTCCACCCCTTCCCACAACTACATCTGGGGTATAGAAATCCGGACTCCAAGAATGGACCTCATTGCTCTAGATTATTTCGAAATGCGTCGCAAGTAAGTGTTGATAAACACTGGTGAAGACAGGGACGTATTTGTTTATCGCTTCAGGTCTTAATCCAAACTCTGAGTGAGATAAACATGAGTGTTTAAAAGACATCTCCAGACACTCACTCAGGCTACACATCCTTGCGCAGTTGCCTACGACTGCGCCAGAATCCGCCGGCTTGTGCGCCTAAGGGTCGGGTTCTATTGTTTCCCGGTCGCTGACAAATCAGCGATCGGGTTTAGCGACCCGAACCTTTGTAGGCGCAACAGCGCTCCAAACTCTCTTGCAGATTGTTCATGTCTGCGATTGATGTCATGGCGGCTGTGCGCGGGAGACCTTCGGGTCTGCCGGGCGCCTACACCCGGTTCGCTAACCTGCGTGCAGCCGCCACCCTTACCTGTTTAGCGACAGGTCTTGGTGGCTCCATTTCCTGTAGGAGTTTCACCATGTTCAAAATCACACCCAACCCACCCGAAACCGACGACGTTTCCCCTTACGAAACCCCGGACTCCAAAAAACTCAACGAAGCCGCCGAGCGCGCCCTCGATTACTACCTCAAACCGTCCGCCCCCAAGCCCCCACGCAAGCCGAGCACGATTTACACCGTTGCCCCGGACATCGACATCGAAGAGCTACTGGCCAATGCCTGCGAGTCCTTTGCCTCGGCCAAGGTGATCGCCAGTGACTGTGCCGGTTTTCTGGAGGGGCCGCAGCGCAATACGATATTGGGCGTCGCGCAGCTCATCATGTTTGGTGAACTGGCGGTGAGTCGGGCGCTGGACAGTCTGGAACTGAAGGCTGACCCGGCCCTATGACCTTAGGTCAAACGCTGCCCCCTGTGGCGAGGGAGCTTGCTCCCGCTCGGCTGCGCAGCAGTCGTAAACCCTGTACATACGGTCTACTTGATGCAATTGGTCGAATGGTTTTGGGGTCGCTTCGCAGCCCAGCGGGAGCAAGCCCCCTCGCCACATGAGGTGTATCCGGGCACAGGGCCGGTAGATAAATCCTCAACCAACAAAAAACCCGCCATCCCCTTTCACCGGGAATGGCGGGTTTTGTCGTTTCAGATCACACGGTATCCACCTTCAACGAATGGTCGTTCAACATGCCGTTGATAATGGTCGCGGTATCGTGACCGCCGGCAATCACACCATTCGCTCCGGGGGTGACGCCGTAGTGACTGGCCAGGTTCACACCGGCCAGGTCGATGGTCTGGCTCGGCGTGGCGCCGGCCATGGCGCTGATGTCGATGCTGGTGACCAGGGTCGCGCCGCTGCCGGTAACTTTGAAGTGCAGGTAGTCATCCAGCGATGCCGCAGTGCCGTTCTCGCCTTGCAGCAGTTGCGACAGGTCGAGTTTGTCGGTGCCCGGGGTGAAGTCGGTGATGACGTCGTGGCCGCTGTTGCCTTTAAGCCACTGGAAGGTGTCGGCGCCGCTGCCGCCGGTGAGGGTGTTGTCGCCCAGGCCGCCGATCAGGAAGTCGTCGCCGCCCCCGCCGTTGAGCACATCGTTACCCAGACCGCCGTTGATGATGTTGCCGTTGTTGTCGCCCGTGAGGCTGTCGTTGAAGTTCGAGCCCGTGAGGTTTTCGATGCCGGTCAGGGTGTCGGTGCCTGCGCCAACGGTGTTTTGCGCGGTGAGCAGGCTGAGGTCGACAGTCACGCCGGCGGTGGCATGGGCGTAGTTCACGGTGTCGTTACCGGTGCCGCCGTCGAGCCAATCGTTGCCCGGCCCGCTGAACAGCAGATCGTTGCCGGCGCCGCCATGCATCTCGTTATTGCCTGAGCCTGCGGTGAGCACATCGTTGCCGTCACCCGCATTGATAATGTTGTTGCCGGTGCCCGCGATCAACACGTCATCGCCCGAGGTGCCGGTCAGTGTATGGCCGGCCTGATAGGTGATGTCGACTGCCGCGCTGTCGCTGCCGCCGTGGTTGTCGCTCGCGGTGTAGGTGCCGTGGAAGTCTGGCGTGGAGTCCTGGGCTCCGGCGTAGTTGACGGTCATGGTCAGTTGATAGTTTTCCGCCCCCTTCCCGCTGTTGCCAGGTCCCCCGTCGTCAATGTTGGTGATGTGGATCTGGTACGTGCCGTCCGCCGTGGCGGTGATGGTCTGGCCATCGGCGAGAGCCATGTAAGCGCCGCCATTGACCGAGTACTCCATGGTGATGTGGCCGGCCGCCAGGTTGTGGTCCAGGTTGAGGGTCTCGCCCTGTTTGAGGTTGACGGTGATGCGGTCCTCATCGTTGGTATTGTTGGTGCTGACCGCCCCCAAGGCCCCGCTGACCACCAGCATGGCGGTCATGGCGGCAGCGTTGGCGACGAATGCACTGCGGGCGATGGTCACGGCCTGGACGTTATTGCCGGTGAAACTGAAGCTCGAGTTGGTGCCGGTAAAGTCCGCTCCCTTGGCCGTCCAACCCGTGTTGAAGGTAGTCGGCGATGCCGTGAGCGCATCACCGTTGGGGTCGGTGTCGTTGGCCAATAGCAGCTCGCCCGGCACCACGATACTGCCCGACAGCACGTTGGTGATGATGTGATCATCGACTGCCACCGGTGGCGAATTCGGAATCACGTTGACTGTCAGGGTCGAACTGGTGAGGTCGCCGTCGTTGTCGCTGGCGGTGAAGCCGATGTTTTCGGTGATCTGCACGGCCGTGGTTTTCTGCGAGGTGTAGGTGTACTCGCCGGTGTCGAGGTTCACCAGCAGCGTGCCGCTGTTGTTGGTGGCGATGCTCAGGGTGTTGTCGACGGTGTTGAAGGTGCCGTGGTTGGCGCCGCCGCTGAAGTTCAGCGAACCCTGATTGCTGTTGGCTTTCGGGTCGTAGGTATAGGTGGTGCCGTCGACCGTGAGGGTTTTGATGAAACCGCCATCGGCGCCAAATGTACCGCCCTCGCCCAGCAACGAACCGGTGACCGGCGCACCTTGCACGGTGCCCGAAAGTACCGAGTTGAGTTGGTTGAGGTCGGTCACCACCACAGCGTTGGTGTCGGTGTGCGTGCTGCCGTCATAGGCCACCGGATCGAGGCTGGCGTTATTGACGCCGCTGCCCAGGCCGATGGCGTAGTTCTTGATGCCATTGGCGTCGAGGAAGGCTTTGAGCGCGATCTCGTCCGCAGTGCCGATGTCGCCTTCGTTGGGTTTGCCATCGGAGAAGAAGTAGCCGACGTTCTGCGCCCCGATGAGTTTGCCCGAGGTGTCGAATGCGGTTTCCATGGTTGCCACGGCCGCGTCGTAGTTGGTGCCGCCACCTGCCGTCAGCGTAGCGATGATCGACTTGGCCGTCGCCACATCGACCCAGATCGACGTCTGGTCGGTGGCGCTGCTGCTGAAGGTGACGATCTGTACCTT
The Pseudomonas sp. GR 6-02 genome window above contains:
- a CDS encoding DUF6124 family protein; translation: MFKITPNPPETDDVSPYETPDSKKLNEAAERALDYYLKPSAPKPPRKPSTIYTVAPDIDIEELLANACESFASAKVIASDCAGFLEGPQRNTILGVAQLIMFGELAVSRALDSLELKADPAL